A single genomic interval of Daucus carota subsp. sativus chromosome 1, DH1 v3.0, whole genome shotgun sequence harbors:
- the LOC135150331 gene encoding homeobox-leucine zipper protein ROC1-like, whose translation MEQNKRETGGSGAAPGRSGGYGGVGAASIDGVAALLAAAAASDGVDALVAAAGTEGLSLDVSSGDAPQGQIEMEQNKRETGGFGAIDGVDALLAAAAVSDGVEALLAAAAVSDGVDALLAAAAVSDGVDALLAAADTQGLAPAAGSSQSAGGNKRRNYRHNQEQINAMEIYFKDHPHPDQNQRNDLAMSLGLHPTQVKFWFQNKRTQLKNQSEHEKKVALLSENSMLRAEIQHSTEALRRSRCHECSGSLMDQENNLRRENIRLKEELEMRKSILANLLHGQNPQDLPKELQQYTSELSQNGANLSFPHHKNA comes from the exons atggagcaaaacaAAAGGGAAACAGGAGGGTCTGGTGCGGCCCCAGGCCGATCTGGTGGTTATGGGGGTGTTGGTGCTGCTTCTATTGATGGTGTTGCTGCTCTTCTTGCTGCTGCCGCAGCTAGTGATGGTGTTGATGCTCTTGTTGCTGCTGCCGGTACTGAAGGTCTTTCTCTTGATGTTTCTTCTGGTGATGCCCCTCAG GGACAGAttgaaatggagcaaaacaAAAGGGAAACAGGAGGGTTTGGTGCTATTGATGGTGTTGATGCACTTCTTGCTGCTGCCGCAGTTAGTGATGGTGTTGAGGCACTTCTTGCTGCTGCCGCAGTTAGTGATGGTGTTGATGCACTTCTTGCTGCTGCCGCAGTTAGTGATGGTGTTGACGCACTTCTTGCTGCTGCCGATACTCAAGGTCTTGCTCCTGCTGCAGGCTCTTCCCAGTCTGCTGGAGGGAATAAAAGGAGGAACTATCGCCACAATCAGGAGCAAATCAATGCAATGGAAAT CTACTTCAAGGACCATCCACACCCTGACCAGAACCAAAGAAATGACCTTGCAATGAGCTTAGGCTTACATCCCACTCAAGTTAAGTTCTGGTTCCAAAACAAGCGCACTCAACTAAAG AATCAAAGTGAACACGAGAAAAAGGTCGCTCTTCTCTCGGAGAATTCAATGCTTCGAGCTGAAATTCAACATTCTACCGAGGCCTTGAGAAGAAGTAGGTGCCATGAATGTAGTGGCAGTTTAATGGACCAAGAAAACAATCTAAGAAGAGAAAATATCCGTTTAAAAGAAGAG CTAGAGATGCGAAAATCAATTTTAGCAAACCTTTTGCACGGTCAGAATCCGCAAGACCTCCCAAAAGAATTACAACAATACACCTCCGAGTTATCTCAGAACGGAGCAAACCTCTCATTTCCGCAtcataaaaatgcttga
- the LOC108212195 gene encoding amino acid permease 6, whose protein sequence is MSLSVEAGAANSKFDDDGRQKRTGTAMTAAAHIITSVIGSGVLSLAWAVAQLGWLAGTVCLIIFSMVTLFTSHLLSDCYRNPLTGKRNYSYMDVVNSNLGGLQIQLSGIAQYSLLFGITIGYTIITATSMAAIKCGSKEDCHTSENGFMVIYGIVQIVLSQIPNFHNLAFLSLIAAVMSFAYSFIGIALSMTKIIQGNGHFVRSLTGIPVGWEGLTSENKVWQILSGMGDIAFAFAFSPLLTNIQDTLKSSPPENKVMKKATTLAIFVTTFFYMLCGLIGYAAFGNDSPGNLLTGFSSFKPFWIVDFANICIIVHLVGAYQVFCQPIFAFIEGWSSGKWPESDFITKEYSIINGKITFNFFRLIWRTSFVILTTVLAMIFPFFNDFVGLLGSIIFWPMTVYFPIEMYIAQKKIPRFSGAWNRLQMLSLFCLIVSLLAAAGSIHGLIISVKTFKPFHAEF, encoded by the exons ATGAGTCTTTCTGTAGAAGCAGGAGCTGCTAATTCCAAATTCGATGATGACGGACGCCAAAAAAGAACAG GGACAGCGATGACTGCAGCCGCACATATCATAACATCAGTGATTGGGTCGGGAGTTTTATCATTGGCATGGGCCGTGGCACAGCTGGGATGGCTTGCTGGCACCGTTTGTCTCATTATCTTCTCCATGGTCACCTTGTTCACTTCTCATCTGCTTTCCGATTGCTACCGGAATCCGCTCACCGGAAAGAGAAATTATTCCTACATGGATGTTGTCAACTCTAATCTAG GTGGGCTTCAGATTCAGCTCAGTGGGATTGCTCAGTACAGCCTTCTTTTTGGAATTACTATTGGATACACTATCATTACTGCTACAAGCATGGC GGCAATCAAGTGCGGATCCAAGGAGGACTGTCATACATCAGAAAATGGGTTCATGGTTATATATGGGATTGTGCAAATTGTTCTTAGTCAGATACCAAACTTTCACAACCTCGCGTTTCTCTCCCTAATTGCTGCTGTCATGTCTTTTGCATACTCTTTTATAGGCATTGCCCTCTCCATGACTAAAATCATTCAAG GAAACGGACATTTTGTAAGAAGTTTGACAGGAATACCTGTTGGGTGGGAGGGCCTCACAAGTGAAAATAAAGTATGGCAAATTCTATCTGGCATGGGAGACATTGCTTTTGCATTTGCTTTCTCTCCGCTTCTTACCAATATCCAG GACACACTGAAGTCGAGTCCACCTGAGAACAAAGTCATGAAGAAAGCTACTACACTTGCAATCTTTGTAACAACTTTCTTCTACATGCTGTGTGGCCTGATTGGTTATGCTGCATTTGGAAATGATTCACCAGGAAATTTGTTGACGGGATTTAGTTCTTTCAAACCTTTCTGGATTGTGGATTTTGCTAATATTTGCATTATTGTGCATCTTGTTGGAGCTTATCAG GTTTTCTGCCAACCAATATTTGCATTCATCGAAGGTTGGAGCAGCGGAAAATGGCCTGAAAGTGACTTCATTACAAAGGAATACTCAATTATTAATGGCAAAATAACCTTCAATTTCTTTCGTTTAATATGGAGGACATCGTTTGTGATACTTACAACTGTACTGGCCATGATCTTCCCATTCTTCAACGACTTTGTTGGTCTTCTTGGTTCCATAATATTCTGGCCGATGACAGTTTATTTCCCTATAGAGATGTATATTGCACAGAAGAAAATCCCAAGGTTTTCTGGAGCCTGGAACAGACTGCAGATGTTAAGTTTGTTCTGCTTGATTGTGTCTCTACTAGCTGCTGCTGGATCAATTCACGGGCTTATCATTTCTGTTAAGACATTCAAGCCCTTTCATGCAGAATTTTAG